CAAAGACGTAGTGCAGAGCCACGGTCAGCTCCACCACGCCAAGGCTCGATGCCAGATGGCCGCCGGTCTCCGAGACCGCGGCAATAATTGACTGGCGCACCTCTTCGGCCAGTTCGATCAGTTCGCTCTGTGAGAGCGACTTGATGTCCAGCGGTGAGTTTATCTTGTCGAGGTGCTTCACGGATGCGCTCGTGTCAGTTGTTCCTCTGGCCGATATAGCGGGCCAGCCACATCAGAATGTTATCCTCGTCCGGCTCGAAACAGGCGAGCGCCTCGTCGACCAGCCGAGCCGCGTCGCGGCGAGATGCTTCCATACCGACTACGCCGGGATAGGTGGCCTTGGCATTGCGGCTGTCCGAACCAACTTCCTTGCCCAGAAGTTCCTGGTCACCCTCAATGTCGAGAATATCATCGATAATCTGGAAGGCCAGGCCGACCTTCTCACCGTATACGCTCAGCCTCTCGAGTAGACTGCGTTCCGCGCCTGCCAGCATGGCGCCGATCCGAACCGAGCCGCGAATGAGGGCGGCGGTCTTGAGGCGATGGATTCTCTCTATTTCCTTTCGGTCTACTCGCCGCCCTTCGGCCTCGATGTCGGCCATCTGCCCGCCGAGCATGCCAGCTGTGCCTCCCGAGCGCGCCAGTTCGACAACCACCTCGGTGGAACCGGTCTGCGCCATCAGTTCGAACGCCACCACATGGAGTGCGTCGCCCGCAAGAGTCGCGACCGCTTCACTGAATTTCTTGTGACAGGTTGGACGTCCGCGGCGAAGATCGTCGTCATCCATGCAGGGGAGATCGTCGTGGATAAGCGAGTATGTGTGAACCATCTCGAGCGCCGCCATCGCCTTGTGCACAGTGGCGGGAGCGCGCTCGTGATTACCGCCGCAGTACTCGTAGGCGGCGAGCGCCAGAATCGGACGAAGCCGCTTGCCGCCGGCCATCACCGAATAGCGCATCGCCTCGTGCAGCGTTCTTGGTTCGGTGTCACTCGACGGCAGGAAGCGATCAAGCAGGCGGTCGGTCAACTCGCGGGCCACCGTGCAATACCTGCGGCCATCAATACTCGTCAGTGCCGGCAAACCTACTGCTCTCCTTCGTCGAAATCGGTTTCCTCGAGTCGGCCGTCTTTTTCCGCGATGATCTTGATCTTGGCATCGGCCTCGTTCAGCTTCTCGTTGCAGAATCGGGCGATCTCCAGCCCCTCAGTGTAAAGCCCGATCGCTTCTTCCAGCTTTACGTCGCCTGACTCAAGTTTCTCGGTGATTTCTTCAAGTCGCGTCATGGCCGATTCATAGTCCTTATATTTCTTCGGACTCGTCATAGTTGCACCTATTGTCCCTTCCTGACCGTTTCCACCAGCGAAATTAGTCGCGCATCGGCGATTATCGTCTCCATGCGCTCACCTTCGCCGATGTCCTCATGGGACCGGACGACTTTTTGATCACTTACGCGACGGCTCACCGAATAGCCGCGCGCCAGGGTCTTGAGCGGTGACAACGCCTCCAGCCGGGACAAACCTAAAGATAGCCCGTTTCGGAACCGCTCAAAGAGGTTTTTTCCGGCAGCCCCCAGCAGCCGGACCAGCCCATCCAACTCCTGGCGGCGCTGATTGACAGCATCCTCGGGGCGACGGAAGATCGGCCGTCCCATGATATTACGGAGCTGCTGCCGAGCGTATTCAACCATGGTTGCGAGCTGGGCCGCTTGAGCCGCCAACAGCAAGTCGAGATCGTCGAGGAATTCGCGCCTTGACCAGACCGTCAGTTCGGCCGCTGCTGACGGAGTCGGGGCGCGCAGGTCGGCAGCCAAATCGGACAGGGTGATGTCAATTTCGTGGCCGACCGCTGATACCACCGGGATTCGTGATCCCGCAACCGCGAGGACTGTGACCTCGGTGTTGAACGGCCAGAGGTCTTCAAGCGACCCGCCGCCGCGCCCGGTGATTATCAGGTCTATGTCGGTACGGGTGTTGAAGTATCCGATACCGGCGGCGATTTCGTTCTCGGCGCCCTCGCCTTGTACGGCGCAGGGATAGATAATCAACTGTACCGACGGATTCCGGCGGCGGGCGATCTGGATGATATCGCGAATGGCCGCGCCCGTCGGCGACGTGACGACGCCGATTCGCTGCGGGAATCTGGGTAATGGCTTTTTGCGGGACTCGTCGAACAGACCCTCGGCGGAGAGTTTCTCGTGCAACTGACGAAAAGCCAGTTCCAGTTCGCCGATTCCTGACGGGATCAGCTTACGACATTGCAGTTGGTACTGGCCGCCTTTTTCGTAGACGGTGATATCGCCGAAAGCGAGCACTTTCTGGCCGTTCTCCGGCTCGAACCGGAGCGACATTCCGGCCGATCGCCACATGACTACCTTGAGCACCGCGTTTTCGTCTTTGAGCGTGATATACCGGTGGCCGGAAGAATGCAAATGGTAGTTGGAGATTTCGCCTTCGACCCAGATCGATTGGAATTGCTCCTCCAGGGACGACTTGATGATCCGCGTTATGGCGGTGACTGTGTAGGCTTTGGGCTGCTCGGGCATGAGGGGAAGATAGGTGGGTTAGCGAGAGGGGGGCAATGATTTTGTGGGGTGGGCTGCCTGTAGCGAGCATCGCCACCCTTGTGCCGCGGGGCGACACCGCCCCGCGGTTAAGGCTGCGCACACATCAGATACAGTCGGACAGGGTCGCCCGACGGCACTTACGCGTGACTTCACCTGACCCGATTAGTGTGCCGCGGGGCGACCCTGCCCCGCGGCTGCCGACCACTCGCAACTCAGCTTCGTATCCTGCATACTTGGACATGCCTACACGCGGGAGATCCCAACTCGGCGACCAACGCATCTTCTTCGTTACAACTACAACAAAGGCATTCGAAAACTCCTTCGATACACCAAATCGCCTTCAGAAACTCAAGGACATCATCGCCGAGGCCGTCAGACGCCACAGCGTGAGGCTCTACGGATATGTTCTCATGCCAAATCACATCCACTTGCTGGTCGGGATTGAAACCGGCGGGCTGGGGCTATCGCCGTTTATGCGTGACATCAAGTCGATGTCATGGTGTCTGATCTTCCCGAACCGGCCTGGGATCTGGATGGCTGGTTTCGATGATGTGGCGGTGTTCAGTGAAGAGCAGTTCAGGATTAAGTTGACGTATATACACAACAATCCAGTCAGAGCCGGGCTGGCAACCGAGCCCGAAGCATACAGGTACTCGTCAGCCGGGGTCTGGCTACGGGGTGAGGTCGACGATTTGGTGACTACTGGATTCCAGTAACGGGGAGCCGTCGGGCAGGGTCGCCCGACGACACTTACGAGGCACGTCGCCCGGCAGCACCTAAGTCACAATCTCGTCACGCTTCCCCTCTCTGAGAGTCACCCAACCTCTCCTTTATCACCTCCGCCAGCTTCATCGTAATCCCCTTCACGCCTGCGATTTCCTCCACGCCCGCTGATTGAATGCGTGCGACTGATCCAAAGTGCTTCAACAAAGCGTCACGG
The Candidatus Zixiibacteriota bacterium genome window above contains:
- a CDS encoding transposase; translated protein: MPTRGRSQLGDQRIFFVTTTTKAFENSFDTPNRLQKLKDIIAEAVRRHSVRLYGYVLMPNHIHLLVGIETGGLGLSPFMRDIKSMSWCLIFPNRPGIWMAGFDDVAVFSEEQFRIKLTYIHNNPVRAGLATEPEAYRYSSAGVWLRGEVDDLVTTGFQ
- the xseA gene encoding exodeoxyribonuclease VII large subunit, whose protein sequence is MPEQPKAYTVTAITRIIKSSLEEQFQSIWVEGEISNYHLHSSGHRYITLKDENAVLKVVMWRSAGMSLRFEPENGQKVLAFGDITVYEKGGQYQLQCRKLIPSGIGELELAFRQLHEKLSAEGLFDESRKKPLPRFPQRIGVVTSPTGAAIRDIIQIARRRNPSVQLIIYPCAVQGEGAENEIAAGIGYFNTRTDIDLIITGRGGGSLEDLWPFNTEVTVLAVAGSRIPVVSAVGHEIDITLSDLAADLRAPTPSAAAELTVWSRREFLDDLDLLLAAQAAQLATMVEYARQQLRNIMGRPIFRRPEDAVNQRRQELDGLVRLLGAAGKNLFERFRNGLSLGLSRLEALSPLKTLARGYSVSRRVSDQKVVRSHEDIGEGERMETIIADARLISLVETVRKGQ
- the xseB gene encoding exodeoxyribonuclease VII small subunit, with amino-acid sequence MTSPKKYKDYESAMTRLEEITEKLESGDVKLEEAIGLYTEGLEIARFCNEKLNEADAKIKIIAEKDGRLEETDFDEGEQ
- a CDS encoding polyprenyl synthetase family protein; its protein translation is MPALTSIDGRRYCTVARELTDRLLDRFLPSSDTEPRTLHEAMRYSVMAGGKRLRPILALAAYEYCGGNHERAPATVHKAMAALEMVHTYSLIHDDLPCMDDDDLRRGRPTCHKKFSEAVATLAGDALHVVAFELMAQTGSTEVVVELARSGGTAGMLGGQMADIEAEGRRVDRKEIERIHRLKTAALIRGSVRIGAMLAGAERSLLERLSVYGEKVGLAFQIIDDILDIEGDQELLGKEVGSDSRNAKATYPGVVGMEASRRDAARLVDEALACFEPDEDNILMWLARYIGQRNN
- a CDS encoding 1-deoxy-D-xylulose-5-phosphate synthase N-terminal domain-containing protein; its protein translation is MKHLDKINSPLDIKSLSQSELIELAEEVRQSIIAAVSETGGHLASSLGVVELTVALHYVF